A genomic segment from Spinacia oleracea cultivar Varoflay chromosome 3, BTI_SOV_V1, whole genome shotgun sequence encodes:
- the LOC110796542 gene encoding uncharacterized protein: MERIKIPTGRYDGTTDPEDHCTTFEQHMMLYTDSDAMWCKVFPSTLLGVAASWYKGIEAHSIYSFRQLQASFLSRFVSKQKRKKSSGELMSFAQRDREPLRDYLTRFNNESITIPNLQQEVVVLALMRGMQECEFKKYLSRKSYTNLGDVLHKANEYIRGDEMMKISNVVVATGGNVGYNPGYNPQTGKGGNNFNQSNNQQGAGQRNQNNRNANPQGQRSRQDRRESRGLFDNYTPLNTPRTAIYNINNKMDGWRRPPPMQSRERNVKKLCDFHNEHGHLTEDCRDLKDNIEDMVRKGYFSQYRARQGNGNNNSVGGNPTNSYRPQQQNQQQYPRIEQPYQPPRIEQKQPETSARAEQRDGGKKPPVYVIYGGPVHGGTISGASRSLEEHRHMVNFHNTRVWPNPPSIPVMTFSESDCRGIIFPHDDPLVLTIDIANADVNRVLVDGGSSANIIFWEAFKQLHIPEDELQRVNYPVIGFSGSTVYPEGSIRLPVKIGEGSEMRDLMVDFLIIKVPAAYNVIIGRPFIHDVQAVVSTYHLTMIYMSNLERPAKIRGSQLAARSCYLTALRTPGRMVPEVNLTTEPARQEVHLTTKPARQEQLSKRKSCTKRGRTDLNMEHFDERPVSAPRPMPDGLTENIELEVGNMDRTVVIGTEMGSDMKVNLISLLREHADIFAFSADEMPGIDPKIMVHRLNADRNVRPVRQKKRNFSTEKMTAIQEEVDKLLAAGFIEPCDYPEWLANVVMVKKSSGSWRMCVDFTNLNRACPKDFYPLPRIDRLVDSTGGHAMLSFLDAFSGYHQVSLHKSDRKKAAFITDAGVFCYKAMPFGLKNAGATYQRLVDKVFADQKGRNVEVYVDDSIVKSRKEEDHVSDLRETFETLRKYRMKLNPKKCVFGVRSGKFLGFLVSERGIDANPEKVEAIISLPQPKSVKDIQRLTGKMAALNRFVSKSADKQMPFFTTLRQNKKFKWGPAEEEAFEALKSHLKNLPTIARAKEGGKLQLYISASPKTVAAVLVAETENKGQQPVYFVSHVLNGPETRYTLVEKMAYAVLIAARKLRPYFDAHTIEVLTNFPLEKAISKLDTSGRLLKWAIELSEFDLEFRPRTAIKAQALADFIVEASYQEDEVQAEVWDVSVDGSAAQTGSGDGIIMKSPTGDIFEYAIKFTFNASNNEAEYEAAIAGIQMCLAADAKRVILTTDSQLVASQFSGEYEAKEPSMVKYLERLRLVSAQLEKFSINLVPRAENTLADALSKLASSNVADLKRTVMMEVMNKRSTESEVIRVMATTTTSEWYDNIQTYIQTGALPADLAEAKKTRRDSVWYIILWGRLYKKSFSLPFLRCLTAFESARLIEEMHEGTCGNHAGGKPLAIICQRQGYYWPTMLEDCRAYVKKCEKCQTFSAVINLPANDLMPILNPIPFAQWGMDIVGPFPMATGGRKFLIVAVDYFTKWIEAEPVAKITASQVKKFIWKNIITRFGLPQAIVFDHGSQFDCAPIQCFLGLYRVKLAHSSVCHPQSNGQAEAANKQILAALKKKLEDCKGKWADLMPEILWCNRTAIKEATGDSPFKLSFGSEAVIPAEMALPTMRIQHYDEERNDQLLRHQLDFMPEIRMKAEVSSAAYKSRMSRAYNKKVKHRPLGVGDRVLRRTAATGKGNAQGKLTANWEGPYQIWEEIVPGSYRLMQMDGTALKNSWNASTLRKYYV; encoded by the coding sequence ATGGAAAGGATAAAAATCCCGACAGGAAGATACGATGGGACGACGGATCCGGAGGATCACTGCACCACATTCGAACAGCACATGATGCTGTACACTGATTCTGATGCCATGTGGTGCAAAGTATTCCCATCTACACTCCTAGGAGTTGCAGCGAGCTGGTATAAGGGCATAGAGGCACACTCCATATACAGTTTCCGACAGCTGCAGGCGTCGTTTTTGTCACGATTTGTGAGCaaacagaagagaaagaaatcATCGGGAGAGTTGATGTCGTTCGCTCAAAGAGATAGAGAGCCGTTAAGGGATTATCTCACCCGCTTTAACAACGAGTCAATCACTATTCCCAATTTGCAGCAGGAGGTTGTTGTTCTGGCTCTTATGAGGGGAATGCAAGAGTGCGAATTCAAGAAATATCTCAGCCGGAAATCATACACCAATCTGGGTGACGTCCTGCACAAGGCCAACGAGTACATCAGGGGGGATGAAATGATGAAGATCTCCAATGTGGTAGTGGCAACCGGCGGAAATGTCGGGTACAATCCAGGCTATAACCCACAAACGGGAAAAggaggaaataattttaatcagAGCAATAATCAGCAAGGGGCAGGCcagagaaaccagaataacagaAATGCCAATCCACAAGGGCAGAGAAGTCGGCAAGACAGAAGGGAGTCCAGAGGACTCTTTGATAACTACACTCCGCTGAACACACCGCGGACGgcaatttataacataaacaaCAAGATGGACGGCTGGAGAAGGCCGCCACCAATGCAGAGTAGGGAAAGGAATGTCAAGAAATTATGTGACTTCCATAATGAGCACGGCCACCTAACAGAGGACTGCAGAGACctcaaagacaacattgaggatatGGTCAGAAAGGGGTATTTCTCACAGTATAGGGCGAGGCAAGGAAATGGTAACAACAACTCGGTGGGGGGAAACCCTACCAATTCATACCGGCCACAAcagcaaaatcaacaacaataccCTAGAATCGAGCAGCCATATCAGCCGCCTAGAATCGAGCAAAAACAGCCGGAAACCAGTGCCAGAGCAGAACAGAGGGATGGCGGGAAAAAACCACCCGTGTATGTAATTTATGGCGGCCCAGTCCACGGAGGGACAATAAGCGGCGCCAGTAGAAGCTTGGAGGAACACAGGCACATGGTAAACTTTCATAACACAAGAGTGTGGCCTAACCCACCCAGCATACCAGTGATGACATTCTCGGAATCGGATTGCAGAGGCATCATTTTCCCGCATGATGACCCACTAGTTCTTACAATTGACATAGCAAATGCCGATGTGAACAGAGTACTGGTAGACGGCGGCAGCTCAGCAAACATCATCTTCTGGGAAGCCTTCAAACAACTGCACATACCAGAGGACGAGCTTCAAAGGGTGAACTACCCAGTAATCGGTTTCTCAGGATCTACAGTGTACCCAGAGGGTAGTATAAGGCTGCCGGTGAAAATCGGAGAAGGATCTGAAATGCGAGATCTCATGGTGGATTTCCTAATCATTAAAGTACCAGCGGCCTACAATGTGATCATCGGTCGCCCATTCATACATGACGTGCAGGCGGTAGTCTCCACCTATCACTTGACAATGATATATATGTCGAACCTGGAAAGGCCGGCAAAGATAAGGGGAAGTCAGTTGGCGGCAAGGTCCTGTTACTTGACTGCTTTGAGAACACCGGGAAGAATGGTCCCAGAAGTGAACTTGACTACTGAGCCGGCAAGGCAAGAGGTACACTTGACTACTAAGCCGGCAAGACAGGAACAACTGTCAAAAAGGAAGAGCTGCACAAAAAGGGGTCGAACCGACCTGAACATGGAACACTTTGATGAGAGGCCGGTATCAGCACCAAGACCAATGCCAGATGGTCTGACAGAAAATATCGAGCTGGAGGTTGGAAACATGGATAGAACAGTCGTGATCGGTACAGAAATGGGGAGTGACATGAAGGTTAACCTCATAAGCTTGCTGAGAGAGCACGCAGACATCTTCGCATTCTCGGCGGATGAGATGCCTGGTATCGATCCAAAGATAATGGTTCACCGATTAAACGCCGACAGAAATGTTAGGCCTGTACGGCAGAAAAAACGTAATTTCTCCACGGAAAAAATGACAGCAATACAAGAAGAGGTGGATAAACTGCTGGCGGCAGGTTTCATTGAGCCATGTGACTACCCTGAATGGTTGGCAAACGTAGTAATGGTAAAAAAGTCAAGTGGGTCAtggagaatgtgcgtagatttcaccaACCTTAACAGAGCATGTCCGAAAGATTTCTACCCACTACCACGGATTGATAGGCTGGTAGACTCCACTGGCGGCCATGCAATGCTTAGTTTCCTAGATGCTTTCTCAGGGTATCATCAGGTCAGCCTGCATAAATCAGACAGGAAGAAGGCGGCCTTTATCACGGATGCAGGAGTTTTCTGTTATAAGGCGATGCCATTCGGGTTGAAGAATGCAGGGGCAACGTATCAAAGGCTGGTCGACAAGGTGTTTGCCGACCAAAAAGGCAGAAACGTGGAGGTCTATGTAGATGACTCTATCGTAAAAAGCCGGAAGGAGGAGGATCATGTTAGCGACCTCCGAGAAACTTTCGAAACTTTGAGAAAATACAGGATGAAATTGAACCCAAAAAAGTGCGTCTTCGGAGTAAGGTCGGGAAAATTCCTGGGTTTCTTGGTCAGCGAGCGTGGCATAGACGCTAACCCCGAAAAAGTAGAAGCAATCATCAGTCTGCCGCAACCCAAAAGCGTAAAAGACATACAGCGGCTGACAGGAAAAATGGCCGCCTTAAACAGATTCGTGAGCAAGTCGGCAGATAAGCAAATGCCCTTCTTCACAACCTTGAGGCAAAACAAGAAGTTCAAATGGGGGCCGGCAGAGGAAGAGGCTTTTGAAGCTCTAAAAAGTCACTTAAAGAACCTGCCAACAATAGCAAGGGCAAAAGAGGGAGGCAAATTACAATTGTACATATCGGCGTCACCAAAAACAGTTGCAGCAGTACTGGTAGCCGAAACAGAAAACAAAGGGCAGCAGCCGGTATATTTTGTGAGCCATGTGCTAAACGGCCCAGAAACAAGGTACACGTTGGTGGAAAAAATGGCATATGCAGTCCTCATCGCGGCTAGGAAGTTAAGACCATACTTTGATGCGCATACAATCGAAGTGCTGACAAACTTTCCTCTCGAAAAGGCCATCAGCAAGCTAGATACATCAGGCCGGTTGCTAAAATGGGCAATAGAGTTGTCCGAGTTTGACTTGGAATTCCGGCCAAGAACTGCAATCAAAGCCCAGGCATTGGCGGACTTCATAGTTGAAGCGTCATACCAAGAAGATGAAGTACAAGCTGAAGTATGGGATGTGTCAGTGGATGGTTCAGCTGCACAGACAGGCAGTGGGGATGGAATAATCATGAAATCGCCAACAGGAGACATTTTTGAGTATGCTATAAAGTTTACGTTCAACGCGTCAAATAACGAGGCAGAATACGAGGCAGCAATTGCCGGCATCCAAATGTGCCTCGCAGCAGATGCCAAAAGAGTAATACTGACAACAGACTCCCAGCTGGTAGCAAGTCAATTCAGCGGAGAATATGAGGCCAAAGAACCTTCAATGGTCAAATACCTGGAGAGGTTGAGGTTGGTGTCGGCTCAGCTAGAGAAATTCAGCATTAATCTGGTACCCCGAGCAGAAAACACACTGGCAGACGCACTATCAAAGttagcaagttcaaatgtcGCCGACTTGAAAAGAACAGTCATGATGGAAGTCATGAATAAGCGAAGTACGGAGTCGGAGGTAATACGGGTCATGGCCACCACAACTACCTCAGAATGGTACGATAATATCCAAACATACATACAGACTGGAGCTCTACCAGCAGATTTGGCAGAAGCCAAAAAGACAAGAAGGGACTCGGTTTGGTACATCATCCTGTGGGGACGGTTGTACAAAAAGTCATTTAGCCTGCCATTCTTAAGGTGCCTGACAGCATTCGAGTCAGCAAGGCTGATCGAAGAGATGCACGAAGGAACATGTGGGAACCATGCCGGTGGAAAACCCCTTGCCATCATCTGTCAAAGGCAAGGCTATTACTGGCCAACAATGTTAGAAGATTGTCGAGCTTATGTAAAAAAGTGCGAGAAATGTCAAACGTTTTCAGCTGTGATAAACTTGCCGGCCAATGATTTGATGCCCATTCTGAACCCAATCCCATTCGCACaatggggaatggatattgTTGGACCATTCCCAATGGCGACTGGAGGGCGCAAGTTCTTAATAGTAGCAGTggactacttcaccaagtggatagaagcagagcCGGTAGCAAAAATAACGGCAAGCCAGGTGAAAAAGTTCatatggaaaaatataataacaagatTCGGGCTGCCGCAGGCAATAGTTTTTGATCATGGATCACAGTTTGATTGTGCACCCATACAATGCTTCCTGGGATTATACAGAGTAAAGTTAGCTCACTCGTCAGTATGTCACCCACAGAGCAATGGGCAAGCAGAGGCGGCGAATAAGCAAATCCTGGCTGCACTGAAAAAGAAGCTAGAAGACTGTAAAGGCAAATGGGCAGATCTTATGCCAGAAATTCTGTGGTGCAACAGAACTGCTATCAAGGAGGCTACCGGCGATAGTCCATTTAAATTGAGCTTTGGGTCTGAGGCTGTCATACCGGCAGAAATGGCTCTGCCAACCATGCGAATCCAGCATTACGATGAGGAGAGAAACGATCAGCTGCTGCGACATCAGTTGGATTTCATGCCAGAAATCCGCATGAAAGCAGAAGTAAGCTCGGCAGCATACAAAAGCAGAATGAGCAGagcatacaacaagaaagtgaaGCACCGGCCTCTAGGAGTAGGAGACCGGGTACTGCGGAGAACGGCAGCAACAGGAAAAGGAAATGCTCAAGGAAAGCTGACAGccaattgggaaggaccataccagaTATGGGAGGAAATAGTTCCTGGATCATACCGGTTAATGCAAATGGATGGTACCGCGCTCAAAAACTCCTGGAACGCCAGTACTCTGAGAAAGTACTATGTTTGA
- the LOC130469678 gene encoding uncharacterized protein has translation MEEQFRNLERRLEEQNSKREDQNKRMDEKFDELMKFMQASKDSGNSNEDTSTNSHRSNSTRSLGMNPKLNFPKFDGTNPRNWVKKCCKYFSLCKIPDEQEVDLASLNVIDKAEGWMMNYLSVMKSMIVDWNDFVADLYARFRDDSAHNVVENFNKLQQNGSLEEYINEFENLRSIMMMNNHILPDAYMLESFIGGLKPTVKPFVKALRPCSIADAIDIARLQKENLTAMGHKTTYKHPYYNPKPLQSEKIAKGLCYYCDAPYDRNHKCQFKEPQLFTVEIVGDQVEEVSEGEDGDMGETDITEPLISMSALSGSQGFSTMRVRGVVQGKPIQILVDSGSTHNFVDLSIAQKLGCKVETIPPQAITVADGNHLACQHICKGFTWTMQGISFEADVLLIPLGSCDMVLGVQWLSLLGPISWDFMQLHMEFYFNGKTVLLKGIPSKKLKVIEGETSSKVFSTAVQLCLIQVQDQSSGGPVASNPQSLVAEELKELQLTYHMVFEDPVELPPLRGVFDHPIPLLPDSTPVNIRPYRYPLKQRDIIEQLVQEMLDRGIIQTSASPFASPVVLVVKKDGTWRLCVDYRELNNRTVKNKFPIPVIDELLDELSGTAVFSKLDLRSGYHQMRVHPPDVYKTAFKTHTGHYQFLVMPFGLTNAPASFQNWMNQVFKPLLRKCVLVFFDDILVYRKTLEEHWTHLALVF, from the exons ATGGAAGAACAATTTAGGAATCTGGAAAGGAGATTGGAGGAACAAAACTCCAAACGCGAAGATCAGAACAAAAGAATGGATGAAAAGTTCGATGAGTTGATGAAGTTCATGCAAGCTTCCAAGGATTCTGGAAATAGTAATGAAGATACCTCCACCAACAGTCACAGATCTAATTCAACCAGATCACTAGGTATGAATCCTAAGCTGAATTTCCCTAAATTCGATGGCACTAATCCTAGAAATTGGGTTAAGAAATGCTGCAAATACTTTTCCTTATGCAAAATTCCTGATGAGCAGGAAGTGGATTTGGCTTCATTGAATGTGATTGATAAGGCTGAGGGATGGATGATGAACTATTTATCTGTTATGAAAAGCATGATAGTTGACTGGAATGATTTTGTAGCTGATCTGTATGCTAGGTTTAGAGATGATTCTGCGCATAATGTGGTAgaaaattttaacaaattacAGCAGAATGGTTCATTAGAAGAGTATATTAATGAATTTGAGAATTTGAGGTCCATTATGATGATGAACAACCATATTCTGCCTGATGCTTACATGCTTGAGAGTTTTATTGGTGGACTCAAACCCACAGTCAAACCCTTTGTGAAGGCCCTTAGACCTTGTTCAATTGCTGATGCTATAGACATAGCTAGATTACAGAAGGAGAACCTGACAGCCATGGGTCACAAAACTACCTACAAACATCCTTATTATAACCCTAAACCTTTACAATCT GAGAAAATTGCAAAAGGGTTGTGCTATTACTGTGATGCTCCTTATGATAGGAATCACAAGTGCCAATTCAAAGAGCCACAACTATTCACTGTTGAGATTGTTGGAGATCAAGTTGAGGAGGTTAGTGAGGGTGAGGATGGAGATATGGGAGAGACAGACATAACTGAACCATTAATTTCCATGAGTGCACTCTCTGGAAGTCAAGGGTTTAGCACTATGAGGGTTAGGGGTGTGGTACAGGGCAAACCAATTCAGATATTGGTTGATTCTGGTAGCACACATAACTTTGTGGATCTTAGTATAGCTCAGAAATTGGGTTGCAAAGTGGAAACTATCCCACCTCAAGCAATTACAGTAGCTGATGGGAACCATCTAGCTTGCCAACACATCTGCAAGGGATTCACATGGACTATGCAGGGCATCAGTTTTGAAGCAGATGTTTTACTGATTCCTTTAGGTAGTTGTGATATGGTGTTGGGAGTACAATGGCTTAGCTTATTGGGGCCTATCTCTTGGGATTTCATGCAACTTCACATGGAGTTTTACTTTAATGGCAAAACTGTTCTCCTCAAGGGCATTCCAAGCAAAAAGCTGAAAGTTATTGAAGGAGAGACATCTTCCAAGGTATTCTCCACAGCTGTCCAGTTGTGCCTAATTCAAGTACAAGATCAGTCTAGTGGTGGTCCAGTAGCTTCCAATCCACAATCTCTGGTTGCTGAAGAATTAAAAGAATTACAGCTTACTTATCACATGGTGTTTGAGGATCCTGTGGAATTGCCTCCTTTAAGGGGAGTGTTTGATCACCCAATTCCCTTGTTACCGGATTCCACACCTGTAAACATAAGACCCTATAGATATCCTTTGAAACAAAGAGATATCATTGAGCAACTAGTGCAAGAAATGCTGGACAGGGGCATAATTCAAACTAGTGCCTCTCCCTTTGCTTCTCCTGTAGTTTTAGTTGTGAAGAAAGATGGCACTTGGAGATTGTGTGTAGACTACAGGGAGTTGAACAACAGAACTGTCAAAAACAAGTTCCCCATTCCAGTCATTGATGAGCTGTTGGATGAACTTTCTGGTACTGCTGTGTTTTCTAAGTTAGATCTTAGGTCTGGTTATCATCAGATGAGAGTTCACCCACCTGATGTATACAAAACAGCTTTTAAAACACACACTGGCCATTATCAATTCTTAGTTATGCCATTTGGCTTGACTAATGCACCTGCTAGTTTTCAGAACTGGATGAATCAAGTTTTTAAACCTCTCCTAAGGAAATGTGTGTTAGTCTTCTTTGATGACATATTGGTGTATAGAAAAACTCTTGAGGAGCATTGGACTCACTTAGCCTTAGTGTTTTAG